The genomic stretch CCGAGGACGGTCGCGCCGAGCGTCGACCAGACGGCGATCCGCAGGCTCAGGCCCAGCGAGCCGCACAGGTCGGCGACGCCGCACGGGTCGGTCCAGGCGTCCGTGGAGAAGCGCTGCCACGCGTAGTTGAAGCGCCCGTTGGGCTTGTTGAACGAGAAGACCAGCACGACGAGGTTGGGCAGCAGCAGGTACCCGAGCGTGGCCAGGCCCGCGAGCACGACGAGGTGGCGGCGCAGCCACCGGAGCACGGCCCTCACACCAGGTCCTCCGTCCCGGACTTGCGGATGTAGAGGGTGACCATGGCGAGGATGGCCGCCATGAGGATGAAGGAGAGCGCGGCGGCCGTCGGGTAGTCCAGGACGCGCAGGAACTGCGACTGGATCACGTTGCCGATCATCTTCTGGTCGGTGGAGCCGAGCAGTTCGGCGTTGATGTAGTCACCGGCGGCCGGGATGAAGGTCAGCAGCGTGCCGGCCACCACGCCCGGCATGGACAGGGGGAACGTCACCCGGCGGAAGGTGGTGGCCGGCCGGGCGTACAGGTCGCCGGCGGCCTCGTGCAGCCGCGGGTCGATGCGCTCCAGCGAGGTGTACAGCGGCAGCACCATGAACGGCAGGAAGTTGTACGTCAGCCCGCACACCACCGCCAGCGGCGTGGCCAGCAGCCGCTGTCCCTCGGTCAGCCCCAGCCAGCTCGTCACGTCCAGGACGTGCAGCGAGTTCAGTACGCCGACCACCGGGCCGCCGTCCGCCAGGATCGTCTTCCAGGCCAGGGTGCGGATCAGGAAGCTGGTGAAGAACGGGGCGATGACCAGGATCATCACGACATTGCGCCAGCGGCCCGCCTTGAAGGCGATGAGGTACGCCAGCGGGTAGCCCAGCACCAGGCAGAGCACCGTCGCGGTGGCCGCGTAGCCGACCGAGCGCAGGAACTGCGGCCAGTACTCCCCCAGCGCGTCCCAGTAGGTGGCGAAGTGCCAGGTGACCTCGAAGCCCTCTTCGAGGGAGCCGGTCTGCACGGACGTCGACGCCTGGTAGACCAGCGGCGCGGCGAAGAAGACGACCAGCCAGAGGATGCCGGGGAGCAGCAGCCAGTACGGCACGAGGCGCTTGCGCGTCGCGCGCCCGCGGACCTCCGGCGCGTCCTCGGGGGCCGCGGGTGGCGGTGCTTCGGTGGTCGTCGTCACGCCGCCTCCTCGCCGGTGTCCGCCCCGGCCCCGATGTCCTGGGAGGCGTCCAGGCCGAAGGTGTGCGCGGGGTTCCAGTGGAGAATCACGTCGGCGCCGGGCACCAGGCGGGGGTCGCGCTCGACGTTCTGCTCGTAGACGGCGAGGCGTCCGGCGCCCGGGGACTCGATGACGTACTGCGTGCTGACGCCGAGGAAGCCGGCGTCCCGGACGCGTCCCGGCAGCCGGTTGCGGCCCTCGGCGATGCCGCCCGCGTCGTCGGCGTGGGTGAGGCTGATCTTCTCGGGCCGTACGCCCGCCAGGACCTTGCCGCCGGTGCGGGCCGTGGCACGGCATCGCCCGGCGGGCATCCGCAGCTTGGTCTCCCCGGCGGTCAGCAGCAGGTCGTCGCCGCCGGCCGCCACCACCTCGGCCTCGATGAGGTTGGAGGTGCCCAGGAAGTTGGCGACGAAGGTGGTGGCCGGGTTCTCGTACAGGTCGGCGGGCGCGCCGAGCTGCTCGACCCGGCCGCCGTTCATCACCGCGACCGTGTCGGCCATCGTCAGGGCCTCCTCCTGGTCGTGGGTGACGTGCACGAAGGTGATGCCGACCTCGGTCTGGATGCGCTTGAGTTCGAGCTGCATCTGGCGGCGCAGCTTGAGGTCGAGGGCGCCGAGCGGCTCGTCCAGGAGAAGCACCCGCGGATGGTTGATCAGCGCGCGGGCGACCGCGACGCGCTGCTGCTGGCCGCCGGAGAGCTGCTGGGGTTTACGGCGCGCCATCGGCCCGAGTTCGACCAGGTCGAGCATCTCCTCGACCTGTTTCTTCACGGATTTGATGCCGCGGCGGCGCAGACCGAACGCGATGTTCTCGTAGATGTCCAGGTGCGGGAAGAGCGCGTAGTTCTGGAAGACGGTGTTGACCGGGCGCTTGTACGGCGGCAGGGCGGTGACGTCCCGGCCGTCCAGCTCGACGGTCCCGGTGGACGGGTCCTCCAGCCCCGCGATCATGCGCAGGGTGGTGGTCTTGCCGCAGCCGGAGGCGCCCAGCAGCGCGAAGAAGGAGCCCGCCGGGATGGTCAGGCCGAGCGGGTGGACGGCGGTGAAGGAGCCGTAGGTCTTGCTGATTCCGGAGAGGCGGACGTCGCCACCGGAGGTCTGTGTCATGGGTGGTCCCGTGGGTCGGAAGGCGGGCGGGGCCGGTGCGCGGCCGGGTGCAACGGTCTCAGGCACCCGTGGGTCAGGCGAATTTCCCGGGCGGATTCCTCGCTCGCCGCGCTGTTCGGGCGCGGAAGGAAGGTGACCGGGCGGCGGACTCCCGGTCCGGGCGGAGCAGCGGGTGGTCCGCCAGGTACCGGCCGGTCTCCGCCGGTTCCTCGCGTACGCCGGCGACCGGGCCCCCATGGGTGACGTACGCCGCGATCCGGGCCGGGACCGCCGGGCTCCGGCTCGGGCGCGGACCGGCTCACGGGCTGCCGGGTGTCCTCCATGCGCGGTGCCCTTCCAGGATGAGCCCGGTGGTCGGCCGGTGCGGCCATGTGCGGCGGCTGCCGCCCCGCTCTCAGGCGCGGTCCCCGAAGACGGTCCGGTGCCAGTCCTTCCTGGCAATGCCGGTGTTGTCGTACATGACGTGCTTGACCTGCGTGTACTCCTCGAAGGAATAGGCGGACATGTCCTTGCCGAAGCCACTGGCCTTGTATCCGCCGTGCGGCATCTCGCTGAGGATCGGGATGTGGTCGTTGACCCAGACACAGCCCGCCTTGATCTCGCGGGTGGCGCGGCCGGTGCGGTAGACGTCCCGGCTCCACGCGGAGGCCGCCAGGCCGTACGGCGTGTCGTTGGCCAGCGCGATCCCCTCGTCGTCGCTGTCGAAGGGCAGCACGGCCAGCACCGGCCCGAAGATCTCGCTCTGCACCGCCTCGCTGTCCTGCGCGGCGTCGGTGATCAGCGTGGGCAGGTAGTACGCGCCCTTGGCGCATTCGCCCTGCGGGGCCGCGCCGCCGGTGACGACGGTGGCGTACGACCGGGCCCGGTCGACGAACCCGGCGACCCGGTCGCGCTGGGTGTACGAGATCAGCGGGCCGAGGTCGGTGTCCGGGTCGAACGGGTCGCCGAGCCGCACGGTCGCCATGAGGTCGGCGACACCGCTGACGAACGCGTCGTACAGCGGGCGCTGCACATAGGCGCGGGTGGCGGCGGTGCAGTCCTGCCCGGTGTTGATCAGGGCGCCGGCCACCGCGCCGTGCACCGCGGCTTCCAGGTCGGCGTCGTCGAAGACCACGAAGGGGGCCTTGCCGCCGAGTTCCAGGTGCAGCCGCTTGACGGTGCTGGTGGCGATCTCGGCGACCCGCTTGCCGACCGCCGTCGAGCCGGTGAAGGAGGTCATGGCGACGCCGGGGTGGGCGACCAGGTGCTCACCCGCCTCCCGGCCCGCGCCCGAGACGATGTTGAGCACGCCGTCGGGGATGCCCGCCTCGGTCGCCGCCTGGGCGAACATCACCGAGGTCAGCGGCGTGATCTCGGCGGGCTTCAGCACGACCGTGTTGCCTGCCGCGATGGCCGGCAGCACCTTCCAGGCGGCCATCTGGAGCGGGTAGTTCCAGGGCGCGATGGAGCCGACGACGCCGATGGGCTCCCGGCGGATCACCGAGGTGTGGCCGGGGCTGTACTCCCCCGCCGACCTGCCCTCCAGATGCCGGGCGGCCCCCGCGAAGAAGGCCGCGTTGTCGACCGACCCCGGTACGTCGAACCCCTCGCTGAGCTTGACCGGCTTGCCGCACTGGAGCGACTCGGCGTAGGCCAGTTCCCCGGCCCGTTCGCCGAGGACGGTGGCGAACCGGTGCAGGGCGTCGGAGCGCTCGCCCGGGGTCGCCCCGGCCCACTCGGGGAAGGCGCGCCCGGCGGCCTCGACCGCCGCGTCCACGTCCGCCGTGGAGGCCAGCCGGTAGCCGTACACCTGCTCGCCGGTGGCCGGATCGACCACGTACTGGGTGCGGCCGGAGCTGCCGTCCCGGAGGCCGCCGGCGAGGTACTGCGCGCCCTCGGCGAATCGGTCCCGCACGTCGAATCGCTGGATCATGGTGCTCTCCTCCGCCGGACGCCGGGCCGCTCCGCGGCACCCCAGGCGTAGCTCTTTCCGGAATCGATGGCTGATCTTGACAGAGGAGCAGGACCCCAACAAGGGATTCCGTTGTTGCCTTTTGATTACGCGACGGATTCTGCGATTTCCGTCGTACGGCACCCCGACACGTTGTCAGTGCCCGCTGACAGAATCCCGGCATGATGCACGACAGCACGGGGGGCACGGGGATGAACGAGCCGGGAAGCGGCGCGGCGGACACGGCGACGGCCGCACCGACGGCGGACGGGCCGCGGTCGGCCGAGGAGCTGACCGCGCGGACGGCCGCCGGTGAGCGGTACAAGTACGTGTATTTCTGGGGCCACACGCCCCGCCGCGACGGCGAGCTGGGCGCGAGCTGCTTCAGCCAGTGGTGGCCGTCGCCGTTCACGGTCGACGGCGTGCGCTACGCCACCGCCGAGCACTGGATGATGGCCTGCAAGGCCCGGTTGTTCGGGGACGCGGAGGCGGAGCGGCGGGCGCTGGCCGCCGGGCATCCGAAGCAGGCCAAGGACGCGGGCCGCTCGGTGCGCGGCTTCGACGGCGCGCTGTGGGAGCGGCACCGCTTCGCGTACGTCGTCGAGGGCAATGTGCACAAGTTCGGCCAGGACGACGCCCTGCGCGCGTATCTCCTCGGGACGGGCTCCCGCGTCCTGGTCGAAGCCAGCCCGCTGGACCGCATATGGGGCATCGGACTGGCCGCCGACGACGAACGCGCACAGGACCCGGCGCGCTGGCGCGGTCTGAACCTGCTCGGCTTCGCCCTGATGGAGGCCCGGCAGCGGCTGGGGGCGGGCGCCTAGAACCGGGCGAGGAGGACGAGCTGGGCACTGGACCGGTCCGCCGGAAGGTTCCGCAGGTTCGGGACGGCGGCCGGTCCGGGCGAGGCGGCGTACGCGGGCGCGGCTTCGTGCGCACGGGGGCCGGGTGCGGCTGCGGATTCGTACGCACGGGGGCCGGGTGCGGCTGCGGCCGCGGCTTCGTACGTATCCGGGTCGTCCGCGTCGGGACCGTCCGCATCGGGACCGTCCATGTCCGGACCGTCCATGTCCGGGCCGTCGTCGGAGTCGAAGCCGCCGGGGCCCGAACCGTCGGTGCCCGAACCGTCGGAGTAGCCGGGGTCCCACGGGTCGTCGTCCATATAGGGCGCGTTCGACACCACCACGAAACAGACCATGAGCACGCTCAGCAGCATCGCCACACCGCCCATGATCAGCCCGGCCAGCGCGCTCCCGCCGTTGTCCGCCTCGCCCCGGTCGGCCTTGCTCCGCCCGATGGCGCCGAAGATGATCGCGAGCAGACCGAGGAGGAATCCGAAAGCCACGGTGAAGAAGAGAACCGTGCCCACGATCCCGAGGACGAGAGCGGCGGTGCCGAACCCGTTGTTCAGCGCGAGCGGCACCCAGTAGGGCTGGTAGCCGGGCGGCAACTGCTGCCCCGGACCGCCGCCCGGGTACGGGGCGCCACCCCATCCACCGGAGCCGGGGCTGCCGTACGGAGACACGGGCATGCCGTGGGGGCGGGGCGCGGCGCCCGAGGGGAGACCGCCGTCGTCACCCGGCTGCCCGCCGGTGCCGTTCCGGCTGTCAGCCCGCGGCCCGTCCATCCCGGCGCCGGATATCGGCGGCACACCGGAGCCGGGCGGCGCATACGCCCCTGCGGTGGCCGGCGCGGGCGGCGGCGGAGGCACGTCGTACCGACCTCCGGGGGAGTCCGCGGGGGTTCCGGCCACGGGGGTGGTGGGCGCGGGCGTGGTGGGCGCGGGCGTGTCCACGGTTGGGGCGGCCGGCTCCGGCACGGCCGGCTCCGGGACGGCCGGCTCCGGGACGGCCGGCTCCGGGACGGCCGGCTCCGGGACGGCCGGCTCCGGGACGGCCGCCTCCGGCGTAACCGACTGCGGCGTGACCGACTTGGCCGGCCCCGCCTCCGGGATGCCCGTCCCAGCCACGCCCGGCGCCTTCCGCTGCTCCGGCGGAGCCCATGGATCGCGCGGTTCGGGCTGCGCCACGGTCCCCGCATCGACGGTGGGTTCCGACACACCCGCCTTCGCCACGGCCGACTTGGTCGCCGTCGGCTCCGGCACACCCGTACCGGCCGCAGCGGAGATGGGTTCCGGCATGCCCGTCCCAGCCGCGCCCGGCGCCTTCCGCTGCTCCGGCGGAGCCCATGGATCGCGCGGTTCGGGCTGCTGACTGCCGGACATCGACACCCCCACATTCCCCCCACGTTTCACTTACGCCCATGCTAAGACCTGCCCCGATCCGTACGACGCTGCCCGCCTACGATGACTTCCGTCCGTGGCACGCCCCAGCTCGCTCCCTCGACCAGGAGGAACCGTTGTCCGATCTCGACGCCTTCATCGCCGGACTGCCCAAGGCCGAGCTGCACGTCCACCACATCGGATCGGCGTCTCCGCGCATCGTCGCCGAGCTGGCCGCCCGCCACCCGGACTCCGCGGTGCCCACCGACCCGGAGGCGCTCACCGACTACTTCACCTTCCGGGACTTCGCCCACTTCATCCAGGTCTATCTCTCCGTGGTGGACCTCATCCGCGACGCCACGGACGTCCGGCTGCTGACGTACGAGATCGCCCGGGACATGGCGCGGCAGAACATCCGTTACGCCGAGCTGACCGTCACCCCGTACAGCTCCACCCGCCGCGGCATCCCGGATACGGCCTTCGTCGAGGCCATCGAGGACGCGCGCAAGGCCGCGGAGTCCGAGCTGGGCGTGGTGCTGCGCTGGTGCTTCGACATTCCCGGTGAGGCCGGGCTGGAGGCCGCCGAGGAGACCGCGCGGATCGCCTGCGACCTGCGCCCGGAGGGCCTGGTCTCCTTCGGGCTCGGCGGCCCGGAGATCGGCGTGCCGCGCCCGCAGTTCAAGCCGTACTTCGACCGTGCCATCGCGGCCGGCCTGCACTCCGTCCCGCACGCCGGGGAGACCACGGGACCGCAGACCGTCTGGGACGCGCTGACCGAGCTGCGTGCCGAGCGGATCGGCCACGGCACCAGCTCCGTCCAGGACCCGAAGCTGCTGGCCCACCTCGCCGAGCACCGCATTCCGCTGGAGGTCTGCCCGACCTCGAACATCGCCACCCGCGCCGTGCGCACCCTCGACGAGCACCCGCTGAAGGAGATGGTCGACGCGGGTGTCCTGGTGACGATCAACAGTGACGACCCGCCGATGTTCGGCACGGACCTGTGCCTGGAGTACGGCGTCGCCGCGCGCCTGCTGGACCTCGACGCGGCCGGGGTCGCCGCCCTGGCCAAGAACGCCGTCGAGGCGTCCTTCATGGACACCGCCGCGAAGGCCGCGCTGACCGCCGAGATCGACGGCTACACGGCGGCGTGGCCGCGGTGAGGGCCGCGCGGCGCGCGACGGCTTGGGCGCCGGTGCCCGCGCGGGGCCGGGTGGCGGTCATCGGGCACCGGGGCGCCCCGTACGAGGCGCGCGAGAACACCCTCGCCTCCCTGCGCGCCGCGCTCGAAGCGGGCGCCGACGCGGTCGAGATCGACGTACGGCTGACCGCCGACCGCGTCCCGGTCCTGCTGCACGACGCCGCCCTGGAGCGGCTGTGGGGCCACGACCGCCCGCTGGCCGCACTCACGTACGGCCAGGTCGCCGGACTCACCGCGGACGGCGTTCCGACCCTGCGCGAGGCCCTCGCGCTCACGGCCAAGTACCCGTCCGCGCGCGCCCTGGTCGACCTGCCCGACCCCGCGGCCGCGTCGGCCGCCGTCGCCGAGGTCCGCGAATCCGGCGCCGAGGACCGTGCGTACTACTGCGGCGGCGGGCTGTCCATGCTCGCCGTCCGCGCCGCCGACCCGGCCGCGGAGATCGCTCTCTCCTGGTGCCGTACGGCCCCGCCGCGCCCCGAACTGCTGGCCCGCGTCCGCCCGCGTTGGCTCAACTACCACTTCGGCCTGGTGACCCCGGAGCTCGTCGAACGGGCCCACGCGGGCGGGTACTTGTTCGCGGCGTGGACCGCCGACCTGCCCCGCACCGCGCGCCGCCTCAAGCGCGCGGGCGTCGACGCCGTCACGACCAACCGGGTGGCCGCCGTCCGCGCGGCGCTCTGAGGCGTACCGGCCCCGCGCGCCTCAGCTCCGTACCAGCCGCCGCGCCACGAAGTGCGACAGCACGGTGGCCGCCCCGGCGGCAGCCAGCCCGCCCGCCACGCCCCGCGCGTCCGTCGGGCGGAGCCGCCCCGCGCGCCGCAGCCGGCCGCGCGCCCACAGCGCGTACGGGACGACGATGACCGGTGAGGTGGCCGAGCCGGGGGTGTAGCCGCGTACGGCGGCGGCCTGCGCGAGGTGCACCAGGCCGTGCAGCCCGAACCCGTCCACCGCCCCCTGGAAGAAGGCCGAGCGGCCGCCGGTGCGGTGTCCGCGTGCCGCGGCGGCGGCCACGATCACCGCCATGGCGCCCACGGCGACCGTGAACTCCCGCTGGTCGACGCCCTCCAGCGCCCGCCAGAGCCGTTCGGGCGCGCCAGGGAACCGTTTCCGCAGCTCCGGCAGACGGTCCCGGATCCAGCGCGGCCCGAAGGCCACCTCCTCCGCGTCGTGCAACGCCCAGGCGGCGAGCAGTCCGAACGTGACGGCGGGGCTCAGGTCCTGCGTGTTCTGCGACATGAGCGGTGAGTCTGGCACGGCCGCGGAGGCCGCCCGCGAGGGGGGCAACGGTTCCGGGCAACGGGTCCGGGCACCCGTCCCGGTCACTGGTCCGGCGTGGCCCAACGGCCGCTCACATCCGGGCACTTACCGTCGCCGCTTGACCTTGTCACCGTGTCAGACCGTGCACTGGTGAGCACTGCCCGGCAGACGCCGCCCGCCCCGCACACGAGGAGACCCATGCTCGCCTACACCGGCTCCGGCCCGTACTGCTACAGCCACTCCCTGGCCATGGTGCTCGGCCCGGACGCCGCCCCGTCCCCCGCCGTCATCGAGACCCTCACCGGCTCGCCCTTCGGCATGCAGCTCGTCGGCGGCACCCTGCCGTGGTTCGACCCGTACGGCTGGGACCCGGAAGCCGGCATGGACGCCGCCGTGCCGGCGCTCGGCCTGCGCTGTGTACGCAGCGCAGGCGGCACCCAGGACCAAGCGCTGGCCCGGCTCGGTGCCGCCTGTGCGGAAGGCCCGGCCCTGGCCGGCCCGGTGGACATGGGCCTGCTGCTGTACCAGCCCGGCTCCGGCACCCCGACCGGCGCCGACCACTACGTGGTCGTGCTGTCGGTCGAGGACGGCACCGTCCTCCTCCACGACCCGCACGGACACCCGTACGCGACACTGCCCGCCCCGGCCTTCGCCGCCGCCTGGCGCGCGGAGTCGGTCACGTACACGGACGTGCCGTACGTGATGCGCTCCGCCTTCGTACAGGAGCGGGCAGCCGACCCGGCCGAGGCCCTGCGGCGGTCGCTGCCCGACGCCGTACGGTGGCTGGCCGGTCGTGACGACCTGCCGATGCCGCCCGGATCGCTCGGCGGCACGGCCGCCGCCGAAGCGCTGGCGGACCGCGTGGCCGAGGGCCTGCCGCCGGAAACCCGCGAACTGCTGCGCGTCTTCGCCGTCCGCGTCGGCGCCCGCCGCCTCAACGACGCGGCGGCCTGCCTCGCCTCACTGGGCCTCGATGTCCCGGCCGCCCTGCTGGCCGAGCAGTCCCGCATCGTCGGCGGCCTGCAACACCCTGTCGTCTCGGAGGACGACGGCGCCCTGGAAGCCGGCCTGCGGCGGCTGGCTCCTACGTACGGGAGGCTGCGTACGGCCTTGGAGCAAGCCGTCACGCGGAGCTGAACCGCGCGCCGGCCCCCGCCTCACAGCCCCACGATCCCGTTCCACTCCTTGGCGAACGCCGGGCGTTCCTTGGAGGTGATGTCGCGGGCGGTGGCCAGGCGCTTGCGCAGGGCGTCGTCGGGGAAGACCAGCGGGTCCTCGGCCAGCGCGGCGCGCTCCTCGTCCTTGGAGGAGGCGAGGACGTCGCGCGCGGCCGGTACGGGGCAGACGTAGTTGACCCAGACGGCCAGTTCGGCGGCGATCTCCGGCTGGTAGTAGAAGTCGACCAGCCGTTCCGCGTTGCGCTTGTGCTCGGCGCGGTCGGGGATCATCAGGCTCTCCGCCCACAGTTCGGCGCCTTCCTGCGGCACCACGAACTCGATGTCCGGGTTGTCCTCCTTGAGCTGGATGACATCGCCCGAATACGCCTGGGCCGCGAGCACATCGCCCGAGGCCAGGTCCTTGATGTAGTCGTTGCCGGTGAAGCGCCGGATGTGCTTCTTGGCGACCAGACGGCGGATCCGGTCCGTCATCCGGTAGAAGTCGTCCTCTTTCCAACGCGCGATGTCCACACCGTCGCCCTGCATGAGCATCGCGAAGGACTCGTCCATCCCGGACAGCAGCGTCACCCGTCCGCGCAGATCGTCCTTCCACAGGTCGGCGGTGTGCTGGATCTCCCGGCCGAGCTTCCTGCGGTTGTACGCGATGCCGGTGATGCCGGACTGCCACGGCACGGAGTGCCTGCGCCCCGGGTCGAAGTGCGGGTCGCGCAGCAGCGGATCGAGGTGGCGCGCGACGTTCGGCTGCCGGGCCCGGTCCATCTCCTGCACCCAGCCGAGGCGTACGTAGCGGCCGCACATCCAGTCGCTGATGACGATCAGGTCGCGGCCGGTGGGCTGGTGGTTCATCAGCGCCGGACTGATCTTGCCGAAGAACTCGTCGTTGTCGTTGATCTCCTCGGTGTACGTCACCGAGATGCCGGTGTGCTTCTCGAACGCCTCCAGCGTCGGCCGCCGCCGCTGGTCCCGCTCGTCCACGTCGATGTAGAGCGGCCAGTTGGCGAAGGTCAGGCGCCGGTCCCGGGCCGAGCGGTCGGGGGCGGCGCGGTCGGCGGGGGCGACGTACGCGGCGGGCACCCCGCATCCGGCCGCCAGCAGGGTCAGGGCCCCGGCCGCTCCCGTACCGACCGTGCTCCGTAGCAGCGAACGCCGCGAAAGTTCAGGCATGGCGTGCACTCTCACGTGCCGGGGGCGGCGACGGCAACCCGGCAGAACGTCGGCCGCCGGGCCGCCGCCCACGACGGTGTGCCGGGCGGCGGGGCGCCGCGCGGGCCCCGCCGCCCGGGTGGGCTCAGCCGTCCAGCGACGTCATCACGTGCTTGACGCGCGTGTAGTCCTCGAAGCCGTAGCCCGACAGGTCCTTGCCGTAGCCGGACTTCTTGAACCCGCCGTGCGGCATCTCGGCGACCAGCGGGATGTGGGTGTTGATCCACACGCACCCGAAGTCCAGCTTCTTGGACATCCGCATGGCCCGGGCGTGGTCCTTGGTCCACACCGAGGACGCCAGCGCGTACTCCACGCCGTTGGACCACTCGACGGCCTGGTCCTCGTCCCGGAAGGACTGGACGGTGATGACCGGCCCGAAGACCTCCTTCTGGACGATCTCGTCGTCCTGCTTGAGGCCGGAGACGACGGTGGGCGCGTAGAAGTAGCCCTTCTCGCCGACCTGGTGGCCGCCCGCCTCGATCTTGGCGTGCGCGGGCAGGCCGTCGATG from Streptomyces albofaciens JCM 4342 encodes the following:
- a CDS encoding ABC transporter permease — its product is MTTTTEAPPPAAPEDAPEVRGRATRKRLVPYWLLLPGILWLVVFFAAPLVYQASTSVQTGSLEEGFEVTWHFATYWDALGEYWPQFLRSVGYAATATVLCLVLGYPLAYLIAFKAGRWRNVVMILVIAPFFTSFLIRTLAWKTILADGGPVVGVLNSLHVLDVTSWLGLTEGQRLLATPLAVVCGLTYNFLPFMVLPLYTSLERIDPRLHEAAGDLYARPATTFRRVTFPLSMPGVVAGTLLTFIPAAGDYINAELLGSTDQKMIGNVIQSQFLRVLDYPTAAALSFILMAAILAMVTLYIRKSGTEDLV
- a CDS encoding ABC transporter ATP-binding protein is translated as MTQTSGGDVRLSGISKTYGSFTAVHPLGLTIPAGSFFALLGASGCGKTTTLRMIAGLEDPSTGTVELDGRDVTALPPYKRPVNTVFQNYALFPHLDIYENIAFGLRRRGIKSVKKQVEEMLDLVELGPMARRKPQQLSGGQQQRVAVARALINHPRVLLLDEPLGALDLKLRRQMQLELKRIQTEVGITFVHVTHDQEEALTMADTVAVMNGGRVEQLGAPADLYENPATTFVANFLGTSNLIEAEVVAAGGDDLLLTAGETKLRMPAGRCRATARTGGKVLAGVRPEKISLTHADDAGGIAEGRNRLPGRVRDAGFLGVSTQYVIESPGAGRLAVYEQNVERDPRLVPGADVILHWNPAHTFGLDASQDIGAGADTGEEAA
- a CDS encoding gamma-aminobutyraldehyde dehydrogenase — protein: MIQRFDVRDRFAEGAQYLAGGLRDGSSGRTQYVVDPATGEQVYGYRLASTADVDAAVEAAGRAFPEWAGATPGERSDALHRFATVLGERAGELAYAESLQCGKPVKLSEGFDVPGSVDNAAFFAGAARHLEGRSAGEYSPGHTSVIRREPIGVVGSIAPWNYPLQMAAWKVLPAIAAGNTVVLKPAEITPLTSVMFAQAATEAGIPDGVLNIVSGAGREAGEHLVAHPGVAMTSFTGSTAVGKRVAEIATSTVKRLHLELGGKAPFVVFDDADLEAAVHGAVAGALINTGQDCTAATRAYVQRPLYDAFVSGVADLMATVRLGDPFDPDTDLGPLISYTQRDRVAGFVDRARSYATVVTGGAAPQGECAKGAYYLPTLITDAAQDSEAVQSEIFGPVLAVLPFDSDDEGIALANDTPYGLAASAWSRDVYRTGRATREIKAGCVWVNDHIPILSEMPHGGYKASGFGKDMSAYSFEEYTQVKHVMYDNTGIARKDWHRTVFGDRA
- a CDS encoding NADAR family protein, which codes for MNEPGSGAADTATAAPTADGPRSAEELTARTAAGERYKYVYFWGHTPRRDGELGASCFSQWWPSPFTVDGVRYATAEHWMMACKARLFGDAEAERRALAAGHPKQAKDAGRSVRGFDGALWERHRFAYVVEGNVHKFGQDDALRAYLLGTGSRVLVEASPLDRIWGIGLAADDERAQDPARWRGLNLLGFALMEARQRLGAGA
- a CDS encoding DUF4190 domain-containing protein, whose amino-acid sequence is MPEPISAAAGTGVPEPTATKSAVAKAGVSEPTVDAGTVAQPEPRDPWAPPEQRKAPGVAGTGIPEAGPAKSVTPQSVTPEAAVPEPAVPEPAVPEPAVPEPAVPEPAVPEPAAPTVDTPAPTTPAPTTPVAGTPADSPGGRYDVPPPPPAPATAGAYAPPGSGVPPISGAGMDGPRADSRNGTGGQPGDDGGLPSGAAPRPHGMPVSPYGSPGSGGWGGAPYPGGGPGQQLPPGYQPYWVPLALNNGFGTAALVLGIVGTVLFFTVAFGFLLGLLAIIFGAIGRSKADRGEADNGGSALAGLIMGGVAMLLSVLMVCFVVVSNAPYMDDDPWDPGYSDGSGTDGSGPGGFDSDDGPDMDGPDMDGPDADGPDADDPDTYEAAAAAAPGPRAYESAAAPGPRAHEAAPAYAASPGPAAVPNLRNLPADRSSAQLVLLARF
- a CDS encoding adenosine deaminase — protein: MLRPAPIRTTLPAYDDFRPWHAPARSLDQEEPLSDLDAFIAGLPKAELHVHHIGSASPRIVAELAARHPDSAVPTDPEALTDYFTFRDFAHFIQVYLSVVDLIRDATDVRLLTYEIARDMARQNIRYAELTVTPYSSTRRGIPDTAFVEAIEDARKAAESELGVVLRWCFDIPGEAGLEAAEETARIACDLRPEGLVSFGLGGPEIGVPRPQFKPYFDRAIAAGLHSVPHAGETTGPQTVWDALTELRAERIGHGTSSVQDPKLLAHLAEHRIPLEVCPTSNIATRAVRTLDEHPLKEMVDAGVLVTINSDDPPMFGTDLCLEYGVAARLLDLDAAGVAALAKNAVEASFMDTAAKAALTAEIDGYTAAWPR
- a CDS encoding glycerophosphodiester phosphodiesterase, which encodes MRAARRATAWAPVPARGRVAVIGHRGAPYEARENTLASLRAALEAGADAVEIDVRLTADRVPVLLHDAALERLWGHDRPLAALTYGQVAGLTADGVPTLREALALTAKYPSARALVDLPDPAAASAAVAEVRESGAEDRAYYCGGGLSMLAVRAADPAAEIALSWCRTAPPRPELLARVRPRWLNYHFGLVTPELVERAHAGGYLFAAWTADLPRTARRLKRAGVDAVTTNRVAAVRAAL
- a CDS encoding HXXEE domain-containing protein gives rise to the protein MSQNTQDLSPAVTFGLLAAWALHDAEEVAFGPRWIRDRLPELRKRFPGAPERLWRALEGVDQREFTVAVGAMAVIVAAAAARGHRTGGRSAFFQGAVDGFGLHGLVHLAQAAAVRGYTPGSATSPVIVVPYALWARGRLRRAGRLRPTDARGVAGGLAAAGAATVLSHFVARRLVRS
- a CDS encoding polyamine ABC transporter substrate-binding protein; translation: MPELSRRSLLRSTVGTGAAGALTLLAAGCGVPAAYVAPADRAAPDRSARDRRLTFANWPLYIDVDERDQRRRPTLEAFEKHTGISVTYTEEINDNDEFFGKISPALMNHQPTGRDLIVISDWMCGRYVRLGWVQEMDRARQPNVARHLDPLLRDPHFDPGRRHSVPWQSGITGIAYNRRKLGREIQHTADLWKDDLRGRVTLLSGMDESFAMLMQGDGVDIARWKEDDFYRMTDRIRRLVAKKHIRRFTGNDYIKDLASGDVLAAQAYSGDVIQLKEDNPDIEFVVPQEGAELWAESLMIPDRAEHKRNAERLVDFYYQPEIAAELAVWVNYVCPVPAARDVLASSKDEERAALAEDPLVFPDDALRKRLATARDITSKERPAFAKEWNGIVGL